The following proteins come from a genomic window of Meles meles chromosome 1, mMelMel3.1 paternal haplotype, whole genome shotgun sequence:
- the EMC1 gene encoding ER membrane protein complex subunit 1 isoform X6 — protein MAASVAALRLCLWAALLVLAAAVYEDQVGKFDWRQQYVGKLKFASLEFSPGSKKLVVATEKNVIAALNSRTGEILWRHVDKGTAEGAVDAMLLYGQDAITVSNGGRIMRSWETNIGGLNWEITLDSGSFQALGLVGLQDSVRYIAVLKKTTLALHHLSSGHLKWVEHLPESDSIHYQMTYSYGSGVVWALGVVPFSHVNIVRFNVEDGEIVQQVRVSTPWLQSLTGACGVVDEAVLVCPDPSSRSLQTLALETEWELRQIPLQSLDLEFASGFQPRVLPTQPNPVDPSRAQFFLQLSPSHYALLHYHHGALSLLKDFPQAALVSFATTGEKTVAAVVTCRGETQKPSSSEDGSLGSFPEKPRAQDSLTCFNQTYTINLYLVETGRRLLDTTIAFSLEQNGTRPERLYIQVFLKKDDSVGYRALVQTEDHLLLFLQQPGKVVLWAREESLAEVVCLEMVDLPLTGAQAELEGEFGKKADGLLGMFLKRLSSQLILLQAWTSHLWKMFYDARKPRSQIKNEINIDTLARDEFNLQKMMVMVTASGKLFGIESSSGTILWKQYLPSVKPDSSFKLMVQRTTAHFPHPPQCTLLVKDKESGMSSLYVFNPIFGKWSQVAPPVPKRPILQSLLLPIMDQDYAKVLLLIDDEYKVMAFPATRNVLRQLHELAPSIFFYLVDAEQGRLCGYRLRKDLTTELSWELTIPPEVQRIVKVKGKRSSEHVHSQGRVMGDRSVLYKSLNPNLLAVVTESTDTHHERTFVGIFLVDGVTGRVIHSSVQRKAKGPVHIVHAENWVVYQYWNTKARRNEFTALELYEGTEQYNATAFSSLDRPQLPQVLQQSYIFPSSISAMEATITERGITSRHLLIGLPSGAILSLPKALLDPRRPEIPTEQSREENLIPYSPDVQIHAERFINYNQTVSRMRGIYTAPSGLESTCLVVAYGLDIYQTRVYPSKQFDVLKDDYDYVLISSVLFGLVFATMITKRLAQVKLLNRAWR, from the exons ATGGCGGCGTCGGTGGCGGCTCTTCGGCTCTGTCTTTGGGCTGCGCTGCTTGTCCTTGCGGCCGCAGTCTACGAAGACCAAGTGGGCAAGTTCGATTG GAGACAGCAGTATGTTGGGAAGCTCAAGTTTGCCTCATTGGAATTTTCCCCTGGATCCAAGAAACTGGTTGTGGCTACAGAGAAGAATGTGATTGCAGCATTAAATTCTCGGACCGGGGAGATCT TGTGGCGCCATGTCGACAAGGGCACAGCAGAAGGGGCTGTGGACGCCATGCTGCTCTACGGACAGG ATGCAATCACTGTGTCCAATGGAGGCCGGATCATGCGTTCCTGGGAGACTAACATTGGGGGCCTGAACTGGGAGATTACCTTGGACAGTGGCAG TTTCCAGGCACTCGGGCTGGTAGGCCTGCAGGACTCAGTGCGGTACATTGCGGTCCTCAAGAAGACCACTCTTGCCCTGCACCATCTCTCTAGTGGGCACCTGAAGTGGGTGGAACACCTCCCTGAAAG TGACAGCATCCATTACCAGATGACGTATTCCTACGGGTCTGGGGTGGTATGGGCCCTCGGAGTTGTTCCTTTCAGCCATGTGAACATCGTCAGGTTTAACGTGGAAGATGGAGAGATTGTTCAGCAG GTCAGGGTGTCAACCCCCTGGCTTCAGAGTCTCACTGGAGCCTGTGGTGTGGTGGATGAGGCTGTCCTGGTGTGCCCCGACCCGAGCTCACGGTCCCTCCAGACCCTGGCCCTGGAGACGGAGTGGGAGTTGAGACAGATCCCGCTGCAG TCTCTTGACTTAGAATTTGCAAGTGGTTTCCAGCCCCGGGTCCTGCCCACGCAGCCTAACCCGGTGGATCCTTCTCGGGCCCAGTTCTTCCTGCAGTTGTCCCCAAGCCACTATGCTCTGCTGCACTACCATCACGGAGCCCTGAGTCTGCTCAAAGACTTCCCACAG GCTGCCCTAGTGAGCTTTGCCACCACTGGAGAGAAGACGGTGGCTGCAGTCGTGACCTGTCGTGGTGAAACG CAGAAACCGAGCAGTTCTGAAGACGGGTCCCTGGGGAGCTTTCCGGAGAAGCCCAGGGCTCAG GACTCGCTGACTTGCTTCAACCAGACCTACACCATTAACCTCTACTTAGTGGAGACAGGTCGGCGGCTGCTTGACACCACCATCGCCTTCAGTCTGGAACAGAACGGCACTCGGCCAGAGCGG CTCTACATCCAGGTGTTCTTGAAGAAGGACGACTCGGTGGGCTACCGGGCCCTGGTGCAGACGGAGGACCACCTGCTACTCTTCCTGCAGCAGCCGG GGAAGGTGGTGCTGTGGGCCCGGGAGGAGTCGCTGGCAGAGGTGGTGTGCCTGGAGATGGTGGATCTGCCCCTGACGGGCGCCCAGGCCGAGCTGGAAGGAGAATTCGGCAAGAAGGCAG ACGGCCTGCTGGGGATGTTCCTGAAACGCCTGTCGTCCCAGCTCATCCTGCTGCAGGCGTGGACCTCCCACCTCTGGAAGATGTTTTACGACGCTCGGAAGCCCCGAAGTCAGATTAAGAATGAGATCAACATTGATACCCTGGCCAGAGATGAATTTAACCTCCagaagatgatggtgatggtgaccgCCTCGGGCAAG CTTTTTGGCATTGAGAGCAGCTCTGGCACCATCCTGTGGAAACAGTATCTCCCTAGCGTCAAGCCAGATTCCTCCTTTAAACTCATGGTCCAGAGGACGACggcccatttcccccaccccccacagtgCACCCTGCTGGTAAAGGACAAG GAGTCAGGGATGAGTTCTCTGTACGTCTTCAATCCCATCTTTGGCAAGTGGAGTCAGGTGGCTCCCCCAGTGCCGAAGCGCCCCATCCTGcagtctctgcttctccccatcatGGATCAGGACTACGCCAAGGTGCTGCTATTGATCGATGATGAGTATAAG GTCATGGCGTTCCCAGCCACTCGGAATGTCTTGCGACAGCTACATGAGCTTGCTCCTTCCATCTTTTTCTATTTGGTGGATGCAGAACAGGGACGGCTCTGTGGATATCGACTTCGAAAG GATCTTACCACTGAGCTGAGTTGGGAGCTGACTATTCCCCCAGAAGTGCAGCGCATCGTCAAGGTGAAGGGGAAGCGCAGCAGTGAGCACGTTCATTCCCAGGGCCGCGTGATGGGGGACCGCAGCGTGCTCTATAAG AGCCTGAACCCCAACCTGCTGGCCGTGGTGACGGAGAGCACAGACACGCACCACGAGCGCACCTTCGTGGGCATCTTCCTCGTCGATGGTGTCACTGGGCGCGTCATCCACTCCTCCGTGCAGAGGAAGGCCAAGGGCCCCGTCCACATCGTGCACGCAGAGAACTGGGTGGTG tACCAGTACTGGAACACCAAGGCCCGGCGCAATGAGTTTACGGCGCTGGAGCTCTATGAGGGCACTGAGCAGTACAACGCCACTGCCTTTAGTTCCCTGGACcgcccccagctgccccaggtCCTCCAGCAGTCCTACATCTTCCCCTCCTCCATCAGCGCCATGGAAGCCACCATCACCGAGCGGGGCATCACCAGCCGGCACCTGCTTA TTGGGCTGCCTTCCGGAGCCATTCTTTCCCTTCCTAAGGCCTTGCTGGATCCCAGGCGTCCAGAGATCCCAACAGAGCAAAGCAG GGAGGAGAACCTGATCCCATATTCCCCAGACGTGCAGATACACGCAGAGCGATTCATTAACTACAACCAGACAGTTTCTCGAATGCGAGGGATCTACACAGCTCCCTCAGGTCTGGAGTCCACTTGCCTG GTTGTGGCCTATGGTTTGGACATTTACCAAACTCGAGTCTACCCATCCAAGCAGTTTGACGTCCTGAAGGACGACTATGACTACGTGCTGATCAGCAGCGTCCTCTTTGGCCTGGTGTTTGCCACCATGATCACCAAGAGGCTGGCGCAGGTGAAGCTCCTGAATCGGGCCTGGCGGTAA
- the EMC1 gene encoding ER membrane protein complex subunit 1 isoform X1: MAASVAALRLCLWAALLVLAAAVYEDQVGKFDWRQQYVGKLKFASLEFSPGSKKLVVATEKNVIAALNSRTGEILWRHVDKGTAEGAVDAMLLYGQDAITVSNGGRIMRSWETNIGGLNWEITLDSGSFQALGLVGLQDSVRYIAVLKKTTLALHHLSSGHLKWVEHLPESDSIHYQMTYSYGSGVVWALGVVPFSHVNIVRFNVEDGEIVQQVRVSTPWLQSLTGACGVVDEAVLVCPDPSSRSLQTLALETEWELRQIPLQSLDLEFASGFQPRVLPTQPNPVDPSRAQFFLQLSPSHYALLHYHHGALSLLKDFPQAALVSFATTGEKTVAAVVTCRGETQKPSSSEDGSLGSFPEKPRAQDSLTCFNQTYTINLYLVETGRRLLDTTIAFSLEQNGTRPERLYIQVFLKKDDSVGYRALVQTEDHLLLFLQQPAGKVVLWAREESLAEVVCLEMVDLPLTGAQAELEGEFGKKAAIQDGLLGMFLKRLSSQLILLQAWTSHLWKMFYDARKPRSQIKNEINIDTLARDEFNLQKMMVMVTASGKLFGIESSSGTILWKQYLPSVKPDSSFKLMVQRTTAHFPHPPQCTLLVKDKESGMSSLYVFNPIFGKWSQVAPPVPKRPILQSLLLPIMDQDYAKVLLLIDDEYKVMAFPATRNVLRQLHELAPSIFFYLVDAEQGRLCGYRLRKDLTTELSWELTIPPEVQRIVKVKGKRSSEHVHSQGRVMGDRSVLYKSLNPNLLAVVTESTDTHHERTFVGIFLVDGVTGRVIHSSVQRKAKGPVHIVHAENWVVYQYWNTKARRNEFTALELYEGTEQYNATAFSSLDRPQLPQVLQQSYIFPSSISAMEATITERGITSRHLLIGLPSGAILSLPKALLDPRRPEIPTEQSREENLIPYSPDVQIHAERFINYNQTVSRMRGIYTAPSGLESTCLVVAYGLDIYQTRVYPSKQFDVLKDDYDYVLISSVLFGLVFATMITKRLAQVKLLNRAWR; encoded by the exons ATGGCGGCGTCGGTGGCGGCTCTTCGGCTCTGTCTTTGGGCTGCGCTGCTTGTCCTTGCGGCCGCAGTCTACGAAGACCAAGTGGGCAAGTTCGATTG GAGACAGCAGTATGTTGGGAAGCTCAAGTTTGCCTCATTGGAATTTTCCCCTGGATCCAAGAAACTGGTTGTGGCTACAGAGAAGAATGTGATTGCAGCATTAAATTCTCGGACCGGGGAGATCT TGTGGCGCCATGTCGACAAGGGCACAGCAGAAGGGGCTGTGGACGCCATGCTGCTCTACGGACAGG ATGCAATCACTGTGTCCAATGGAGGCCGGATCATGCGTTCCTGGGAGACTAACATTGGGGGCCTGAACTGGGAGATTACCTTGGACAGTGGCAG TTTCCAGGCACTCGGGCTGGTAGGCCTGCAGGACTCAGTGCGGTACATTGCGGTCCTCAAGAAGACCACTCTTGCCCTGCACCATCTCTCTAGTGGGCACCTGAAGTGGGTGGAACACCTCCCTGAAAG TGACAGCATCCATTACCAGATGACGTATTCCTACGGGTCTGGGGTGGTATGGGCCCTCGGAGTTGTTCCTTTCAGCCATGTGAACATCGTCAGGTTTAACGTGGAAGATGGAGAGATTGTTCAGCAG GTCAGGGTGTCAACCCCCTGGCTTCAGAGTCTCACTGGAGCCTGTGGTGTGGTGGATGAGGCTGTCCTGGTGTGCCCCGACCCGAGCTCACGGTCCCTCCAGACCCTGGCCCTGGAGACGGAGTGGGAGTTGAGACAGATCCCGCTGCAG TCTCTTGACTTAGAATTTGCAAGTGGTTTCCAGCCCCGGGTCCTGCCCACGCAGCCTAACCCGGTGGATCCTTCTCGGGCCCAGTTCTTCCTGCAGTTGTCCCCAAGCCACTATGCTCTGCTGCACTACCATCACGGAGCCCTGAGTCTGCTCAAAGACTTCCCACAG GCTGCCCTAGTGAGCTTTGCCACCACTGGAGAGAAGACGGTGGCTGCAGTCGTGACCTGTCGTGGTGAAACG CAGAAACCGAGCAGTTCTGAAGACGGGTCCCTGGGGAGCTTTCCGGAGAAGCCCAGGGCTCAG GACTCGCTGACTTGCTTCAACCAGACCTACACCATTAACCTCTACTTAGTGGAGACAGGTCGGCGGCTGCTTGACACCACCATCGCCTTCAGTCTGGAACAGAACGGCACTCGGCCAGAGCGG CTCTACATCCAGGTGTTCTTGAAGAAGGACGACTCGGTGGGCTACCGGGCCCTGGTGCAGACGGAGGACCACCTGCTACTCTTCCTGCAGCAGCCGG CAGGGAAGGTGGTGCTGTGGGCCCGGGAGGAGTCGCTGGCAGAGGTGGTGTGCCTGGAGATGGTGGATCTGCCCCTGACGGGCGCCCAGGCCGAGCTGGAAGGAGAATTCGGCAAGAAGGCAG CAATTCAAG ACGGCCTGCTGGGGATGTTCCTGAAACGCCTGTCGTCCCAGCTCATCCTGCTGCAGGCGTGGACCTCCCACCTCTGGAAGATGTTTTACGACGCTCGGAAGCCCCGAAGTCAGATTAAGAATGAGATCAACATTGATACCCTGGCCAGAGATGAATTTAACCTCCagaagatgatggtgatggtgaccgCCTCGGGCAAG CTTTTTGGCATTGAGAGCAGCTCTGGCACCATCCTGTGGAAACAGTATCTCCCTAGCGTCAAGCCAGATTCCTCCTTTAAACTCATGGTCCAGAGGACGACggcccatttcccccaccccccacagtgCACCCTGCTGGTAAAGGACAAG GAGTCAGGGATGAGTTCTCTGTACGTCTTCAATCCCATCTTTGGCAAGTGGAGTCAGGTGGCTCCCCCAGTGCCGAAGCGCCCCATCCTGcagtctctgcttctccccatcatGGATCAGGACTACGCCAAGGTGCTGCTATTGATCGATGATGAGTATAAG GTCATGGCGTTCCCAGCCACTCGGAATGTCTTGCGACAGCTACATGAGCTTGCTCCTTCCATCTTTTTCTATTTGGTGGATGCAGAACAGGGACGGCTCTGTGGATATCGACTTCGAAAG GATCTTACCACTGAGCTGAGTTGGGAGCTGACTATTCCCCCAGAAGTGCAGCGCATCGTCAAGGTGAAGGGGAAGCGCAGCAGTGAGCACGTTCATTCCCAGGGCCGCGTGATGGGGGACCGCAGCGTGCTCTATAAG AGCCTGAACCCCAACCTGCTGGCCGTGGTGACGGAGAGCACAGACACGCACCACGAGCGCACCTTCGTGGGCATCTTCCTCGTCGATGGTGTCACTGGGCGCGTCATCCACTCCTCCGTGCAGAGGAAGGCCAAGGGCCCCGTCCACATCGTGCACGCAGAGAACTGGGTGGTG tACCAGTACTGGAACACCAAGGCCCGGCGCAATGAGTTTACGGCGCTGGAGCTCTATGAGGGCACTGAGCAGTACAACGCCACTGCCTTTAGTTCCCTGGACcgcccccagctgccccaggtCCTCCAGCAGTCCTACATCTTCCCCTCCTCCATCAGCGCCATGGAAGCCACCATCACCGAGCGGGGCATCACCAGCCGGCACCTGCTTA TTGGGCTGCCTTCCGGAGCCATTCTTTCCCTTCCTAAGGCCTTGCTGGATCCCAGGCGTCCAGAGATCCCAACAGAGCAAAGCAG GGAGGAGAACCTGATCCCATATTCCCCAGACGTGCAGATACACGCAGAGCGATTCATTAACTACAACCAGACAGTTTCTCGAATGCGAGGGATCTACACAGCTCCCTCAGGTCTGGAGTCCACTTGCCTG GTTGTGGCCTATGGTTTGGACATTTACCAAACTCGAGTCTACCCATCCAAGCAGTTTGACGTCCTGAAGGACGACTATGACTACGTGCTGATCAGCAGCGTCCTCTTTGGCCTGGTGTTTGCCACCATGATCACCAAGAGGCTGGCGCAGGTGAAGCTCCTGAATCGGGCCTGGCGGTAA
- the EMC1 gene encoding ER membrane protein complex subunit 1 isoform X3, translating to MAASVAALRLCLWAALLVLAAAVYEDQVGKFDWRQQYVGKLKFASLEFSPGSKKLVVATEKNVIAALNSRTGEILWRHVDKGTAEGAVDAMLLYGQDAITVSNGGRIMRSWETNIGGLNWEITLDSGSFQALGLVGLQDSVRYIAVLKKTTLALHHLSSGHLKWVEHLPESDSIHYQMTYSYGSGVVWALGVVPFSHVNIVRFNVEDGEIVQQVRVSTPWLQSLTGACGVVDEAVLVCPDPSSRSLQTLALETEWELRQIPLQSLDLEFASGFQPRVLPTQPNPVDPSRAQFFLQLSPSHYALLHYHHGALSLLKDFPQAALVSFATTGEKTVAAVVTCRGETQKPSSSEDGSLGSFPEKPRAQDSLTCFNQTYTINLYLVETGRRLLDTTIAFSLEQNGTRPERLYIQVFLKKDDSVGYRALVQTEDHLLLFLQQPGKVVLWAREESLAEVVCLEMVDLPLTGAQAELEGEFGKKAAIQDGLLGMFLKRLSSQLILLQAWTSHLWKMFYDARKPRSQIKNEINIDTLARDEFNLQKMMVMVTASGKLFGIESSSGTILWKQYLPSVKPDSSFKLMVQRTTAHFPHPPQCTLLVKDKESGMSSLYVFNPIFGKWSQVAPPVPKRPILQSLLLPIMDQDYAKVLLLIDDEYKVMAFPATRNVLRQLHELAPSIFFYLVDAEQGRLCGYRLRKDLTTELSWELTIPPEVQRIVKVKGKRSSEHVHSQGRVMGDRSVLYKSLNPNLLAVVTESTDTHHERTFVGIFLVDGVTGRVIHSSVQRKAKGPVHIVHAENWVVYQYWNTKARRNEFTALELYEGTEQYNATAFSSLDRPQLPQVLQQSYIFPSSISAMEATITERGITSRHLLIGLPSGAILSLPKALLDPRRPEIPTEQSREENLIPYSPDVQIHAERFINYNQTVSRMRGIYTAPSGLESTCLVVAYGLDIYQTRVYPSKQFDVLKDDYDYVLISSVLFGLVFATMITKRLAQVKLLNRAWR from the exons ATGGCGGCGTCGGTGGCGGCTCTTCGGCTCTGTCTTTGGGCTGCGCTGCTTGTCCTTGCGGCCGCAGTCTACGAAGACCAAGTGGGCAAGTTCGATTG GAGACAGCAGTATGTTGGGAAGCTCAAGTTTGCCTCATTGGAATTTTCCCCTGGATCCAAGAAACTGGTTGTGGCTACAGAGAAGAATGTGATTGCAGCATTAAATTCTCGGACCGGGGAGATCT TGTGGCGCCATGTCGACAAGGGCACAGCAGAAGGGGCTGTGGACGCCATGCTGCTCTACGGACAGG ATGCAATCACTGTGTCCAATGGAGGCCGGATCATGCGTTCCTGGGAGACTAACATTGGGGGCCTGAACTGGGAGATTACCTTGGACAGTGGCAG TTTCCAGGCACTCGGGCTGGTAGGCCTGCAGGACTCAGTGCGGTACATTGCGGTCCTCAAGAAGACCACTCTTGCCCTGCACCATCTCTCTAGTGGGCACCTGAAGTGGGTGGAACACCTCCCTGAAAG TGACAGCATCCATTACCAGATGACGTATTCCTACGGGTCTGGGGTGGTATGGGCCCTCGGAGTTGTTCCTTTCAGCCATGTGAACATCGTCAGGTTTAACGTGGAAGATGGAGAGATTGTTCAGCAG GTCAGGGTGTCAACCCCCTGGCTTCAGAGTCTCACTGGAGCCTGTGGTGTGGTGGATGAGGCTGTCCTGGTGTGCCCCGACCCGAGCTCACGGTCCCTCCAGACCCTGGCCCTGGAGACGGAGTGGGAGTTGAGACAGATCCCGCTGCAG TCTCTTGACTTAGAATTTGCAAGTGGTTTCCAGCCCCGGGTCCTGCCCACGCAGCCTAACCCGGTGGATCCTTCTCGGGCCCAGTTCTTCCTGCAGTTGTCCCCAAGCCACTATGCTCTGCTGCACTACCATCACGGAGCCCTGAGTCTGCTCAAAGACTTCCCACAG GCTGCCCTAGTGAGCTTTGCCACCACTGGAGAGAAGACGGTGGCTGCAGTCGTGACCTGTCGTGGTGAAACG CAGAAACCGAGCAGTTCTGAAGACGGGTCCCTGGGGAGCTTTCCGGAGAAGCCCAGGGCTCAG GACTCGCTGACTTGCTTCAACCAGACCTACACCATTAACCTCTACTTAGTGGAGACAGGTCGGCGGCTGCTTGACACCACCATCGCCTTCAGTCTGGAACAGAACGGCACTCGGCCAGAGCGG CTCTACATCCAGGTGTTCTTGAAGAAGGACGACTCGGTGGGCTACCGGGCCCTGGTGCAGACGGAGGACCACCTGCTACTCTTCCTGCAGCAGCCGG GGAAGGTGGTGCTGTGGGCCCGGGAGGAGTCGCTGGCAGAGGTGGTGTGCCTGGAGATGGTGGATCTGCCCCTGACGGGCGCCCAGGCCGAGCTGGAAGGAGAATTCGGCAAGAAGGCAG CAATTCAAG ACGGCCTGCTGGGGATGTTCCTGAAACGCCTGTCGTCCCAGCTCATCCTGCTGCAGGCGTGGACCTCCCACCTCTGGAAGATGTTTTACGACGCTCGGAAGCCCCGAAGTCAGATTAAGAATGAGATCAACATTGATACCCTGGCCAGAGATGAATTTAACCTCCagaagatgatggtgatggtgaccgCCTCGGGCAAG CTTTTTGGCATTGAGAGCAGCTCTGGCACCATCCTGTGGAAACAGTATCTCCCTAGCGTCAAGCCAGATTCCTCCTTTAAACTCATGGTCCAGAGGACGACggcccatttcccccaccccccacagtgCACCCTGCTGGTAAAGGACAAG GAGTCAGGGATGAGTTCTCTGTACGTCTTCAATCCCATCTTTGGCAAGTGGAGTCAGGTGGCTCCCCCAGTGCCGAAGCGCCCCATCCTGcagtctctgcttctccccatcatGGATCAGGACTACGCCAAGGTGCTGCTATTGATCGATGATGAGTATAAG GTCATGGCGTTCCCAGCCACTCGGAATGTCTTGCGACAGCTACATGAGCTTGCTCCTTCCATCTTTTTCTATTTGGTGGATGCAGAACAGGGACGGCTCTGTGGATATCGACTTCGAAAG GATCTTACCACTGAGCTGAGTTGGGAGCTGACTATTCCCCCAGAAGTGCAGCGCATCGTCAAGGTGAAGGGGAAGCGCAGCAGTGAGCACGTTCATTCCCAGGGCCGCGTGATGGGGGACCGCAGCGTGCTCTATAAG AGCCTGAACCCCAACCTGCTGGCCGTGGTGACGGAGAGCACAGACACGCACCACGAGCGCACCTTCGTGGGCATCTTCCTCGTCGATGGTGTCACTGGGCGCGTCATCCACTCCTCCGTGCAGAGGAAGGCCAAGGGCCCCGTCCACATCGTGCACGCAGAGAACTGGGTGGTG tACCAGTACTGGAACACCAAGGCCCGGCGCAATGAGTTTACGGCGCTGGAGCTCTATGAGGGCACTGAGCAGTACAACGCCACTGCCTTTAGTTCCCTGGACcgcccccagctgccccaggtCCTCCAGCAGTCCTACATCTTCCCCTCCTCCATCAGCGCCATGGAAGCCACCATCACCGAGCGGGGCATCACCAGCCGGCACCTGCTTA TTGGGCTGCCTTCCGGAGCCATTCTTTCCCTTCCTAAGGCCTTGCTGGATCCCAGGCGTCCAGAGATCCCAACAGAGCAAAGCAG GGAGGAGAACCTGATCCCATATTCCCCAGACGTGCAGATACACGCAGAGCGATTCATTAACTACAACCAGACAGTTTCTCGAATGCGAGGGATCTACACAGCTCCCTCAGGTCTGGAGTCCACTTGCCTG GTTGTGGCCTATGGTTTGGACATTTACCAAACTCGAGTCTACCCATCCAAGCAGTTTGACGTCCTGAAGGACGACTATGACTACGTGCTGATCAGCAGCGTCCTCTTTGGCCTGGTGTTTGCCACCATGATCACCAAGAGGCTGGCGCAGGTGAAGCTCCTGAATCGGGCCTGGCGGTAA